Proteins found in one Melioribacteraceae bacterium 4301-Me genomic segment:
- a CDS encoding ATP-binding protein codes for MNEKVYTKELPTDLEILPEAEKFILNIAKEVNLTKEKYNNLALSFSEALSNSITHGNKLDKSKKILITIKVQNDILTVIIKDEGKGFDPAKIPDPTKPENILKDNGRGIHIMKSFLDDLKFNFTKTGTETILILKLR; via the coding sequence TTGAATGAAAAAGTTTACACAAAAGAGTTACCAACCGACTTAGAAATTTTGCCGGAAGCTGAAAAGTTTATTTTAAACATTGCAAAAGAAGTAAACCTTACTAAAGAAAAGTACAACAATTTAGCACTTTCCTTTTCAGAAGCATTATCCAACAGCATCACGCACGGGAATAAATTGGATAAATCAAAAAAAATTTTAATAACAATTAAAGTGCAGAATGATATATTAACTGTGATTATTAAAGACGAAGGGAAAGGATTTGATCCTGCAAAAATACCTGATCCTACCAAGCCAGAAAATATTTTGAAAGATAATGGGCGTGGCATTCACATTATGAAGTCATTCTTAGACGACCTAAAATTTAACTTTACTAAAACTGGAACCGAAACAATTCTTATACTCAAATTAAGATAA
- a CDS encoding fibronectin type III domain-containing protein: MFTSLKKAMYLKFKYVMLISLFFYLLSCERQQVTESEENNLPPDTPVGLEVYTAHDGFVSIDWLPNTESNIKGYNIYRSINDTSRFKLLSFTKDNYYLDINLDYDSTYFYRISALNNKNIESLESNYVSAKPSNLYPPSSPYSIYINARNWNDTISIVLIWNKPPDYDIAFYQIYRDTLDNFLPNQQNYIASTNQNNFSDTKNLKLLKTYFYKIVTVDKGNLKSNPSITVSDKILDLPELISPPNNSNLDSMPIFQFKTVSEPANYKLVIQTNELFGIVSEISFSSNKKNAVISVPVSNLYLEEARKYYWRVFTYTVSQTDPNSFSKLFSFTYNPTY; encoded by the coding sequence ATGTTTACATCCCTCAAAAAGGCGATGTATTTGAAATTTAAGTATGTCATGCTGATTAGTCTTTTTTTTTATTTGTTAAGCTGTGAAAGACAACAAGTAACCGAGTCAGAAGAAAACAATCTGCCACCAGACACACCCGTAGGGTTAGAAGTTTACACCGCTCACGATGGCTTTGTATCTATAGACTGGTTACCTAACACTGAATCTAATATTAAAGGCTACAACATTTACAGAAGTATTAACGATACAAGCAGATTTAAATTGCTTAGCTTTACAAAAGATAATTATTATCTTGATATAAATTTAGACTACGATTCGACCTATTTCTACAGAATTAGTGCATTAAACAACAAGAATATTGAGAGCTTAGAATCAAACTATGTAAGTGCCAAACCATCAAATTTATATCCCCCCTCCTCACCTTACTCAATTTACATAAATGCACGCAACTGGAACGACACTATTTCAATTGTGCTAATTTGGAACAAGCCGCCCGATTATGACATTGCATTCTATCAAATATACAGAGACACTTTAGATAATTTTCTTCCGAACCAACAGAATTATATTGCTTCTACTAACCAAAATAATTTTAGTGATACCAAAAATTTAAAATTGCTAAAAACATACTTTTATAAAATCGTTACAGTTGATAAAGGCAATTTAAAAAGTAATCCCTCAATTACAGTATCAGATAAAATACTTGACTTGCCAGAATTAATTAGTCCACCCAATAACTCCAACTTGGATTCAATGCCAATTTTCCAATTTAAAACTGTTAGTGAACCAGCCAATTATAAGTTAGTTATCCAGACAAATGAACTATTCGGTATTGTATCAGAAATTAGCTTTTCCTCTAATAAAAAAAATGCTGTTATTTCAGTTCCAGTAAGTAATTTGTATCTTGAAGAAGCTAGAAAATATTATTGGAGAGTGTTTACTTATACAGTTAGTCAGACAGACCCCAACAGCTTTAGCAAATTATTCAGCTTTACTTATAATCCAACTTACTAA
- a CDS encoding MBL fold metallo-hydrolase RNA specificity domain-containing protein, producing MKIHFIGADRTVTGSMHLIETNGKKFLLDCGLYQGKRKEAYEINKNFQFFDPKEIDFVILSHAHIDHAGNLPSLVKKGFTGNIYSTFATRDLAYYMLKDSAHIQEKDVEYVNKKRRKKGQNPFEPLYLEKDAQAALEQFVGVNYHRQHEIAPGIKLIFYDAGHILGSSITFLTINENGRIINLGFSGDLGRPNLPILRDPEKIPDVDYFICESTYGGRFHENPQDSEKRLTDVLIKAVNKSSKIIIPAFSVGRTQELVYSFHKIFERNDVVRIPIYVDSPLSVNATEVFRVHHECFNYETSQFLLKHEDPFGFNKLTYITSVEDSKRLNNLKGPHIIISSSGMCEAGRIQHHLANNIENPDNIILMVGYCAENTLGRRIIEREKKVKIFGDEYNLNAEVVVMDSFSAHADANELINYCNQFDKSRLHKMFLVHGDYDQQEIFSKRLNEIGIKNVYIPQKGDVFEI from the coding sequence ATGAAAATTCATTTTATTGGAGCAGATAGAACGGTCACAGGTTCAATGCACTTAATTGAAACTAATGGGAAAAAATTCTTATTAGATTGCGGTTTATATCAAGGTAAAAGAAAAGAAGCTTATGAAATCAACAAAAATTTTCAGTTCTTTGATCCAAAAGAAATTGATTTTGTGATTCTTTCACACGCTCACATTGACCATGCAGGTAATCTGCCATCTTTAGTAAAAAAGGGTTTCACTGGAAATATTTACAGTACTTTTGCTACAAGGGACCTTGCCTATTATATGTTAAAAGATTCGGCTCATATTCAAGAAAAAGATGTAGAGTATGTTAATAAGAAAAGGCGTAAAAAGGGACAAAACCCTTTTGAACCGCTGTACTTAGAAAAAGATGCTCAAGCTGCGTTAGAACAATTTGTAGGAGTTAATTATCACAGACAACATGAAATAGCACCCGGTATCAAATTAATTTTCTATGATGCCGGCCATATTCTTGGTTCCTCAATTACATTTTTAACTATAAATGAAAACGGACGCATAATTAATTTAGGTTTTTCAGGAGATTTAGGCCGTCCTAATTTGCCAATCTTAAGAGACCCAGAAAAAATTCCTGATGTAGATTATTTCATCTGTGAAAGTACCTACGGAGGCAGATTTCACGAAAATCCCCAAGACTCGGAAAAAAGATTAACCGACGTACTAATAAAAGCAGTAAATAAAAGTTCAAAAATTATTATACCTGCATTTAGTGTAGGAAGAACACAAGAACTTGTTTATTCGTTTCATAAAATTTTTGAAAGAAATGATGTTGTAAGAATCCCAATCTATGTTGATAGCCCCCTTTCTGTTAATGCAACTGAGGTTTTTAGAGTTCATCATGAATGTTTTAACTATGAGACCTCTCAGTTTTTACTGAAGCACGAGGACCCCTTTGGCTTCAACAAGCTAACTTATATTACAAGTGTAGAGGATTCTAAAAGACTTAATAACTTGAAAGGACCACATATAATAATTTCAAGCTCGGGAATGTGTGAAGCCGGCAGAATACAACATCACTTGGCAAACAATATCGAAAATCCCGACAATATCATTTTAATGGTAGGCTATTGTGCAGAAAATACTTTGGGACGAAGAATTATTGAACGAGAAAAGAAAGTTAAAATTTTTGGCGACGAATATAATCTGAACGCAGAAGTTGTGGTAATGGATTCGTTCAGTGCACACGCCGACGCTAACGAATTAATAAACTATTGCAACCAGTTTGATAAAAGTCGCCTCCACAAAATGTTTTTAGTACACGGCGATTACGACCAACAAGAAATATTCAGCAAAAGACTTAATGAGATTGGGATTAAAAATGTTTACATCCCTCAAAAAGGCGATGTATTTGAAATTTAA
- a CDS encoding AI-2E family transporter produces the protein MQIKDRTSKKYFRIILAAIILFVLIYLSYIFYDIIIMITISLLVSLIFNPFVNMLEKMGFERLVSSLIVLTVSALLIVSGFWFLIPKIVNQFNAISKNITHENIQFLSSEIENFVNKFIPFVDAKEFVQLLNRKLANAVLSSVNNISNIVSSLLSLLALFIIVPFMTFFFLKDNKKIVKGIINIMPNKYFEVSYWVIRKISISLGKFVRGWIFDAVIVGVLAGTGLAILGVNNAMSIGFVAGVGHLIPYFGPIIGGIPAILISVAQFGDLSMLPKIVILFIIVYAVDNGFIQPNIYSKSTDLHPLVIIILIIMGSQLMGIFGMLLAVPTATVIKTAAKEIYYGYKNYRITRV, from the coding sequence ATGCAAATCAAAGACAGAACTAGCAAAAAGTACTTTCGAATTATTCTTGCTGCTATAATATTGTTTGTTTTAATTTACTTGTCTTACATTTTCTATGACATAATAATAATGATTACTATTTCTCTTCTTGTGTCTTTAATTTTCAATCCTTTTGTTAACATGCTCGAAAAAATGGGTTTTGAAAGACTTGTTTCATCGTTAATTGTTCTGACAGTAAGCGCTTTATTAATAGTCTCAGGTTTTTGGTTTCTTATTCCTAAAATTGTAAATCAATTCAACGCTATCTCTAAAAACATAACTCATGAGAATATCCAATTTCTCTCTTCTGAAATTGAAAATTTTGTCAATAAATTTATTCCTTTTGTAGATGCAAAAGAATTTGTCCAGCTACTTAATAGAAAGTTAGCAAATGCTGTTTTAAGCTCCGTTAACAATATTTCTAATATTGTATCAAGTTTACTTTCTTTACTTGCTTTATTTATAATAGTACCATTTATGACTTTCTTCTTCTTAAAGGACAATAAAAAAATTGTGAAAGGGATTATAAATATAATGCCGAATAAGTATTTCGAAGTTTCTTACTGGGTAATAAGAAAAATTTCCATTTCTTTAGGTAAATTCGTAAGGGGTTGGATTTTTGATGCGGTTATTGTAGGAGTACTTGCAGGGACTGGGCTAGCTATTTTAGGCGTTAACAATGCTATGTCAATAGGCTTTGTTGCAGGAGTAGGTCATTTAATTCCTTACTTTGGACCTATAATAGGAGGAATACCTGCAATTCTTATATCTGTTGCCCAGTTTGGTGATTTATCGATGTTACCCAAAATAGTTATTCTATTTATAATTGTTTATGCAGTGGATAACGGCTTCATTCAACCTAATATTTATTCCAAAAGTACTGACCTGCATCCATTAGTCATCATTATTTTGATTATAATGGGAAGTCAATTAATGGGAATCTTTGGTATGCTGTTAGCTGTACCAACAGCTACAGTTATTAAAACTGCCGCTAAGGAAATTTATTACGGATATAAAAATTACAGAATAACAAGAGTATAA
- the pta gene encoding phosphate acetyltransferase, translating into MPQLEFLQQIREKASIRKKTIVLPESHDERVLKAAEILTKEKIASIITLGNEHKIRTDAQRIGVDLQNIRIIDPEKSDRLSDFANFFYNKRKHKGVTIDQARETVKRDLFFGAMMVSEGMADGSVSGSIATTADVTRAALFCVGLKEGISILSSFFIMVLPEKTYTFADCAVNPNPNAEQLADIAISTADNHKKLIGEEPYIAMLSFSTKGSAEHEMVDKVRQATQLVKSKRPDLNVDGELQFDAAVVASVAKKKAPESVVAGKANVLIFPDLNSGNIGYKIAQRLGKAEAIGPINQGLKKPFFDLSRGCNVDDIVNTAAIACLMAE; encoded by the coding sequence ATGCCTCAATTAGAATTTTTACAACAAATTAGGGAAAAAGCAAGCATAAGAAAAAAAACAATTGTACTTCCCGAATCACATGATGAAAGAGTATTAAAAGCAGCTGAAATTTTAACAAAAGAAAAAATTGCTTCAATAATTACACTAGGTAATGAACATAAAATTAGGACTGACGCCCAAAGAATAGGAGTGGACTTGCAAAACATTAGAATTATTGATCCTGAAAAGTCTGATAGACTGAGTGATTTCGCAAATTTTTTCTATAACAAAAGGAAACACAAAGGTGTAACTATTGATCAAGCTCGTGAAACAGTTAAAAGAGATTTGTTTTTTGGTGCTATGATGGTAAGCGAAGGAATGGCAGATGGCAGTGTTTCAGGCTCGATTGCTACTACAGCAGATGTTACAAGAGCTGCGCTTTTCTGTGTTGGGTTGAAAGAAGGAATCTCAATTCTCTCCAGCTTTTTTATTATGGTTCTGCCAGAAAAAACTTATACTTTTGCTGATTGTGCTGTAAATCCAAATCCTAATGCAGAACAATTGGCTGATATTGCAATTTCTACTGCTGACAATCACAAAAAGTTAATAGGTGAAGAACCCTACATTGCAATGTTGTCTTTTTCTACAAAAGGTAGCGCAGAGCATGAAATGGTTGATAAAGTTCGTCAAGCTACACAATTAGTGAAAAGTAAAAGACCTGATTTAAACGTAGATGGTGAACTTCAATTTGATGCTGCTGTAGTTGCTTCTGTAGCCAAGAAAAAAGCGCCTGAAAGTGTAGTAGCCGGCAAGGCTAATGTGTTAATTTTCCCAGATTTAAACTCTGGAAACATAGGATACAAAATTGCTCAAAGATTAGGAAAAGCAGAAGCAATTGGACCAATAAATCAAGGACTAAAAAAACCGTTCTTTGATTTAAGCAGAGGTTGCAATGTGGACGATATTGTTAATACAGCGGCAATTGCTTGTTTGATGGCTGAATGA
- a CDS encoding glutathione peroxidase, with the protein MKNTIEDIVVKDMDGNDVKLSSYKGKVLLIVNVASKCGFTPQYKQLEAIYEKYKDKGFEILAFPCNDFGGQEPGSNKEITEFCTTNYGVTFKLFNKIKILGDDKSPLYARLINSDNVDKGDVKWNFEKFLISRDGTIVARFRSKIVPDSKEILNAIEKELAKK; encoded by the coding sequence ATGAAAAATACTATAGAAGATATAGTAGTAAAAGATATGGATGGCAATGATGTTAAATTGTCATCTTATAAAGGAAAAGTTTTACTTATTGTTAATGTCGCTAGTAAATGTGGTTTTACACCACAATACAAACAACTTGAAGCGATATATGAAAAATATAAAGACAAAGGATTTGAAATTCTTGCTTTCCCTTGTAATGATTTTGGCGGACAGGAACCTGGCTCTAATAAAGAAATTACAGAATTCTGCACTACGAATTACGGTGTAACATTTAAATTGTTTAATAAAATTAAAATACTTGGTGATGATAAATCACCTTTGTATGCAAGACTAATTAATAGTGATAATGTTGATAAAGGCGATGTAAAATGGAACTTTGAGAAATTTTTAATATCCCGAGATGGTACAATTGTAGCTCGTTTTCGTAGCAAAATTGTGCCTGATAGTAAAGAAATACTAAATGCAATAGAAAAAGAACTGGCAAAAAAGTAA
- a CDS encoding TerB family tellurite resistance protein: protein MLDFLKNSLLRGKNLFNKKPKKINDFKSIEIITCSLFIEAAKSDFMISEEEKSTIKKILKKTFSLSDAQVLELFNISQERVEKSIGLFEFTDTLNKSLTDNEKFELMKNLWRILFADEKLSKYEEHLARIINNNLNLSHKDFIASKLIVKKDLGIGT from the coding sequence ATGCTCGATTTTCTTAAAAATTCACTACTTCGTGGAAAAAATTTGTTTAACAAGAAGCCCAAAAAAATTAATGACTTTAAAAGTATCGAAATTATAACTTGCTCTCTATTTATAGAAGCCGCCAAATCTGATTTTATGATTTCTGAAGAGGAGAAATCAACTATCAAGAAAATTTTAAAAAAGACTTTCAGCTTAAGTGATGCCCAAGTCTTGGAGTTATTTAACATTTCTCAAGAAAGAGTCGAAAAAAGTATAGGTCTATTTGAATTTACAGATACTCTAAATAAAAGCTTAACAGACAACGAGAAATTTGAACTGATGAAAAATTTATGGAGGATTTTATTCGCTGATGAAAAGTTGAGCAAATACGAAGAACATTTAGCTCGTATTATTAACAACAATTTAAATCTCTCGCACAAAGATTTTATTGCTTCTAAGTTAATAGTAAAAAAAGACTTGGGGATTGGGACTTAA